A genomic region of Dreissena polymorpha isolate Duluth1 chromosome 4, UMN_Dpol_1.0, whole genome shotgun sequence contains the following coding sequences:
- the LOC127877395 gene encoding GPI ethanolamine phosphate transferase 3-like isoform X1 has translation MLHNSAVRILCLVAYVSVLYIVGSLIFTKGFLLKRNVVAENSTCRVDFAKYSSGENHGTQGCWLHRRFDKAVIIIIDALRFDFIKPSSDSNKPYLNKLQYVQNILRREPQNSRLYKFTADPPTTTLQRLKAMTTGSLPTFVDAGSNFASTEITEDNLISQMHDNGRKLVFMGDDTWQSLFPQQFVRTYPFPSFNVKDLHTVDNGILKNIYDELQMKDWDVLIAHFLGVDHCGHRFGPNHPAMQEKLTQMDNTIRNITRLLDKDTLLLVMGDHGMTSTGDHGGDSSEEIDAGLFIYSKSPITTANKPQTDYRTVSQIDIVPTVSLLLGLPIPFSNLGSVITDLFAYCSWSKESHIKEVYHIVEALRVNANQMNNYITHYMRTSSDLPSHKIAILQAKLTTAENRLQRLVTDMFIHNKEENAHEVLHDLEKEYRNFMFQMKEICREIWAKFDHGSMGFGIMFLIVAVAVNIYILCVVQDFSQDKWDGSIIIVLAVSIVFLVFSLLQVYLESSSVQILGFMLGLFDLVALAIIVQVTTSNRTERKPLQKTKYSNTWITLDTFVSTIVIALSILAYFSNSFVVFEDDLSLFCSQTMVWYICAKIVFCILKDKAFKESNKSKLKGSKPTDIRKVLVSSLLPVVVTTTACSLCIRLSANYRQKREEQLTLDLLNKDSQSEESTSMAESKNVQFFVSTAMLVLTFYLPRKWLKESGNLNGVNFTVLCARYLVPLAAVSTMFYWALHCLPVKVLDSLPVWQQTVLAEVVYVVVVVASVIFTVSPLLVYMQPKHGKQFSVPSETQGKDLVGKLYSYIKSTWTEENQAEVVVNGQSEVPRVYGLGTVFSGAIVYNGLLLLLVLSLLLGSSLAPSILCAVAAMFFFLELFSIAVKVCRDSDLILPGLVAWLCMMWTFFYGFGHQATIPAIRFEAAFVGFHGDWENKLLPAAMITSNMFAAEILFTFLSPLLILWPCTKGPISGFLFPSRHGEAGWQGDYVMFNNRPVFRELLLKLVSTTYLIQGLKLLGCIIATTIHRRHLMVWKIFAPRFVYQAISSFSVFAVALLFLATLLRVEKALGHWTEKLK, from the exons ATGCTTCATAATTCAGCTGTTAGGATTTTGTGCTTAGTTGCTTACGTGTCTGTGCTTTACATTGTCGGAAGTTTAATTTTTACGAAAGGTTTCCTTCTCAAACGCAATGTTGTTGCAGAGAACAGCACGTGCCGAGTTGACTTTGCGAAGTACTCGAGCGGTGAAAACCACGGGACACAGGGTTGTTGGCTTCACAGGAGATTTGACAAGGCAGTTATCATTATCATTGATGCTCTTAGGTTTGATTTCATTAAGCCATCAAGTGACAGCAATAAACCTTACTTAAACAAATTGCAGTATGTTCAAAATATCCTGCGGAGAGAGCCGCAGAATTCTCGCCTGTATAAATTCACTGCTGACCCTCCAACTACTACTTTACAAAGGTTAAAGGCAATGACAACTGGAAGTCTGCCAACATTTGTAGATGCTGGATCAAACTTTGCAAGCACAGAAATAACTGAAGATAACCTGATCAGCCAAATGCATGACAACGGTAGAAAACTTGTGTTCATGGGCGATGATACATGGCAAAGCTTGTTCCCGCAACAGTTTGTAAGGACCTATCCATTTCCATCTTTTAATGTGAAGGACCTCCATACTGTTGACAATggaattttgaaaaatatttatgatGAACTTCAAATGAAAGACTGGGATGTGCTGATAGCTCACTTTCTGGGTGTGGACCACTGTGGTCATCGTTTTGGTCCGAACCACCCAGCCATGCAAGAAAAATTGACACAAATGGACAATACTATAAG GAATATCACAAGACTACTTGACAAAGATACATTGCTGTTAGTGATGGGAGATCATGGTATGACCTCCACAGGAGACCATGGGGGAGACAGTTCAGAGGAGATAGATGCTGGCCTGTTTATCTACAGCAAATCACCCATTACTACAGCCAATAAACCACAG ACTGATTACAGAACAGTATCACAAATTGACATTGTACCAACTGTCTCGCTGCTATTGGGGCTTCCAATTCCATTTTCTAATCTGGGCTCAGTCATCACAGATCTGTTTGCTTACTGCAGTTGGTCCAAAGAGTCTCACATAAAGGAG GTATACCACATTGTGGAAGCCCTGAGAGTCAATGCAAACCAGATGAATAACTACATTACGCATTACATGCGAACATCTTCGGACTTGCCTTCACACAAGATAGCAATACTGCAGGCCAAACTGACTACGGCAGAGAACCGGTTACAGCGCCTCGTGACTGACATGTTCATACACAACAAGGAAGAAAACGCCCATGAAGTGTTGCATGACCTTGAAAAAGAATATAGAAATTTCATGTTTCAGATGAAAGAAATATGCAGAGAAATATGGGCAAAATTTGACCATGGCTCAATGGGATTTGGAATTATGTTCTTAATTGTTGCGGTAGCTGTGAATATTTATATACTATGTGTTGTACAGGATTTTAGCCAAGATAAATGGGATGGTTCAATTATTATTGTTCTGGCGGTTTCCATCGTGTTTCTAGTGTTTTCTTTGCTGCAAGTTTATCTGGAAAGTAGCTCCGTGCAAATTTTGGGATTTATGTTAGGATTGTTTGACCTTGTTGCACTTGCAATTATAGTGCAAGTGACAACTTCTAACAGAACTGAAAGAAAACCCCTTCAGAAAACAAAGTACTCAAACACCTGGATTACATTGGATACTTTTGTTTCCACAATTGTTATAGCATTATCCATTTTAGCATACTTTTCTAACAGTTTTGTAGTTTTTGAGGATGATCTGTCATTATTTTGTTCTCAGACTATGGTTTGGTACATTTGCGCTAAAATAGTATTTTGCATCCTTAAAGACAAAGCATTCAAGGAGTCCAATAAGTCAAAACTGAAGGGTTCAAAACCCACAGATATCAGAAAAGTGCTTGTTAGTTCTCTCCTTCCAGTGGTTGTTACAACAACAGCCTGCAGCTTGTGCATCCGACTGTCTGCAAATTATCGGCAGAAACGCGAAGAACAGTTAACACTTGATTTGCTGAATAAGGACTCGCAATCAGAAGAATCTACCTCAATGGCTGAAAGCAAAAATGTTCAGTTCTTTGTGTCTACAGCTATGTTGGTATTAACTTTCTATCTGCCAAGAAAATGGCTGAAAGAGAGTGGTAATTTAAATGGCGTCAATTTTACAGTGCTTTGTGCAAGATACCTGGTACCTTTAGCAGCTGTCAGCACAATGTTCTATTGGGCTTTGCAT TGTTTGCCAGTAAAGGTGTTGGACTCGCTACCAGTGTGGCAGCAGACTGTGTTGGCCGAGGTTGTGTACGTGGTGGTTGTGGTTGCCTCCGTGATCTTCACTGTCTCCCCACTGCTGGTTTACATGCAACCCAAGCATGGCAAACAGTTCTCAGTGCCTAGTGAGACACAGGGCAAAGATCTAGTAGGAAAACTATACTCCTACATTAAG AGCACATGGACAGAAGAAAATCAGGCAGAAGTTGTCGTAAATGGCCAGTCTGAGGTCCCCAGAGTGTATGGTCTAGGGACAGTTTTCTCTGGAGCTATAGTCTACAATG GACTGTTGCTGCTGTTGGTGTTGTCACTGTTGCTGGGCAGCAGTCTAGCTCCCAGCATTCTCTGTGCTGTAGCAGCCATGTTCTTCTTCCTTGAACTGTTCTCTATCGCTGTGAAAGTCTGCAGAGACAGTG ATCTAATCCTACCAGGCCTGGTGGCATGGCTGTGCATGATGTGGACTTTCTTCTATGGCTTTGGACACCAGGCAACCATCCCTGCCATTCGCTTTGAAGCAGCCTTTGTTG GTTTCCATGGTGACTGGGAAAACAAGCTGTTGCCCGCGGCGATGATCACAAGCAACATGTTTGCTGCAGAAATCCTCTTTACATTTCTGTCCCCTCTGCTGATACTCTGGCCTTGCACGAAAGGACCAATATCAG